From one Populus alba chromosome 17, ASM523922v2, whole genome shotgun sequence genomic stretch:
- the LOC118037077 gene encoding uncharacterized protein: MENEERSQPEAQYQRELEGVRNDVAHLTSMLEKILRARDGEGTSTQPNEAPAAAQIPVTPINVGENTPNKQHPNPTRPIQIPVTMDLTNEDPHDVKFSNHEGYDKWTALEERLRAVEGNDLFDPIRAAKVCLVPNIVIPKKFRVPEFIKYTGMECPKTHLRSYYNKMAEVIHDDKLLIYFFQDSLTGSALSWYMRLDNARIRKWTDMADAFLKQYKFNLEIAPDRTSLIAMEKGNQESVRAYAQRWRDQAINVQPPLIETEMVTLFANTFRAPYYEHLMGSSAQHFYDAVRIAERIEQGIRSGRIAEPIEKKGFFGKKKEIEVNNLEGRYQGKEKNYQTPTSQITSINFSKPSIPKQPHQIKFPTNNQNIYQRRDNRQPEEPLPPLPMTLKELYAKLLSIGHIAPLPLPPMQPPFPTWYNPELTCEYHAGNTGHNIENCVAFKKRVSQLIKIGWVTFEDSPNVNSNPLPKHATSGSGVNTMEVGSKEKVLKVTMARLYEMLVQSGHLEKPSEHYVEGK, translated from the coding sequence atggaaaacgaagaaaggtCACAACCGGAAGCTCAGTACCAAAGAGAGCTTGAAGGAGTTCGGAATGATGTGGCGCACCTAACCAGTATGttagagaaaattttgagagccAGAGATGGAGAGGGAACGTCTACTCAACCTAATGAAGCACCAGCAGCTGCTCAAATTCCTGTCACACCTATAAACGTGGGGGAAAATACACCAAATAAGCAGCATCCTAATCCCACTCGGCCCATCCAAATCCCTGTTACAATGGATTTAACAAACGAGGATCCACATGACGTTAAATTCTCTAATCATGAAGGGTATGATAAGTGGACTGCATTAGAAGAAAGGCTAAGGGCAGTTGAaggaaatgatttatttgatcCAATTAGGGCCGCTAAAGTATGTTTGGTGCCTAACATCGTAATTCCAAAGAAGTTCAGAGTGCCGGAGTTTATTAAGTATACCGGAATGGAATGTCCAAAGACTCATCTTCGTTCCTACTATAACAAGATGGCAGAAGTTATCCATGATGATAAATTGTTAATTTACTTCTTCCAGGATAGCCTGACAGGATCGGCCCTCAGCTGGTATATGAGGTTGGACAATGCTAGGATAAGGAAATGGACGGACATGGCAGATGCTTtcttaaagcaatacaagttcaatcttGAGATTGCTCCTGATAGGACAAGTTTGATTGCCATGGAAAAAGGAAATCAAGAGTCGGTGAGGGCTTATGCTCAAAGGTGGCGAGACCAAGCTATCAATGTACAACCTCCACTAATAGAGACGGAGATGGTGACATTGTTTGCCAATACTTTTAGGGCCCCATATTACGAACACCTTATGGGTAGCTCAGCccagcatttctatgatgctgtgCGAATTGCTGAAAGGATTGAGCAAGGAATTCGAAGTGGGAGAATTGCAGAACCTATAGAGAAGAAGGGTTTTTttgggaagaaaaaggaaattgagGTGAATAACTTAGAAGGCAGGTaccaagggaaagaaaaaaactaccaaACACCTACCTCCCAAATCACCAGCATTAACTTTTCCAAACCCTCCATCCCAAAACAACCCCATCAAATAAAATTCCCGACCAATAACCAAAACATTTACCAAAGAAGAGACAACCGACAACCAGAAGAACCATTGCCACCTTTGCCAATGACCCTAAAAGAGTTATATGCCAAATTGTTAAGTATTGGACATATAGCTCCCCTACCACTACCACCTATGCAACCACCTTTCCCTACCTGGTACAACCCCGAGTTgacttgtgaataccatgctggtaATACGGGCCATAACATCGAAAACTGTGTAGCTTTTAAGAAGAGGGTATCACAGCTTATCAAAATCGGATGGGTCACTTTTGAAGATTCGCCTAATGTGAATTCAAACCCTCTACCCAAACATGCTACAAGTGGTAGTGGAGTGAATACTATGGAAGTCGGTAGCAAAGAGAAGGTGCTAAAAGTGACCATGGCGAGGCTGTACGAGATGTTGGTACAATCTGGACATTTGGAGAAACCATCTGAACATTACGTGGAGGGAAAATGA